A region from the Acanthochromis polyacanthus isolate Apoly-LR-REF ecotype Palm Island chromosome 23, KAUST_Apoly_ChrSc, whole genome shotgun sequence genome encodes:
- the LOC110955678 gene encoding prostaglandin reductase 1 has translation MVQAKKWTLIKLFDGFPKHSDFQLKEEKLPEPTDGQVLLEAVFLSVDPYMRLLSKFGMKEGDVMIGSQVAKVIQSKNKAFPVGSHVVANCGWRTHTVCNEKDFVPLITPWPKDISLSLALGTVGMPGLTAVYGLEEVLELKQGETLLVNAAAGAVGSLVGQIAKIKGCKVVGSAGSDAKVAYLKELGFDVAFNYKTVGSLEETLKKASPEGYDCFFENVGGPSSTVALAQMKTFGRIAVCGNISTYNDTAPQTGPFPQMVILMKQLKMEGFVVYRWMHKNEETLKRLMAWVKEGKVKYPEHITKGFENMPTAFMGMLRGENTGKAIIAI, from the exons ATGGTTCAAGCTAAGAAATGGACATTGATCAAACTCTTTGATGGCTTCCCAAAGCACAGTGACTTTCAGCTCAAGGAGGAGAAGCTGCCGGAGCCCACAGATGGAC AGGTGCTTTTGGAAGCCGTGTTCCTCAGTGTTGATCCGTACATGAg GCTATTGAGCAAGTTTGGCATGAAGGAAGGAGATGTGATGATAGGAAGTCAAGTGGCCAA AGTGATccaaagtaaaaacaaagcCTTTCCTGTGGGCAGCCATGTAGTGGCTAACTGCGGCTGGAGAACCCACACCGTCTGCAATGAGAAGGATTTCGTTCCGCTCATTACTCCCTGGCCAAAAGATATCTCGCTGTCCCTGGCTCTGGGTACAGTCGGCATGCCGGG GCTGACTGCTGTGTACGGGTTAGAGGAGGTCTTAGAGCTGAAGCAGGGGGAGACCTTACTGGTGAACGCTGCTGCTGGGGCAGTGGGCTCTCTGGTGGGACAGATCGCCAAGATCAAGGGCTGCAAGGTGGTGGGTTCAGCGGGGTCTGATGCCAAAGTAGCCTACCTCAAGGAGCTGGGATTCGATGTGGCTTTCAACTACAAAACAGTGGGCTCTCTGGAGGAGACCCTGAAGAAGGCTTCTCCTGAGGGATACGACTGCTTCTTTGAAAAT GTGGGAGGCCCTTCTTCAACTGTTGCTTTGGCGCAGATGAAGACCTTTGGAAGAATAGCTGTGTGTGGAAATATTTCCACATACAATGACACTGCACCCCAGACAG GACCGTTCCCCCAAATGGTCATACTAATGAAGCAGCTTAAGATGGAGGGCTTCGTAGTATACAGGTGGATGCACAAGAATGAAGAAACCCTCAAGAGACTGATGGCTTGGGTGAAAGAG GGCAAAGTGAAGTATCCGGAGCACATCACAAAAGGCTTTGAAAACATGCCAACTGCTTTCATGGGGATGCTGCGGGGAGAAAACACCGGCAAGGCCATCATCGCAATCTGA
- the txn gene encoding thioredoxin, whose amino-acid sequence MVREVENLAEFQTILKEAGGKLVVVDFTATWCGPCKQIGPEFERLSQLPENSNVIFLKVDVDEAEDVSSECKISCMPTFHFYKNGSKVDEFSGANKLTLAEKVAAHRS is encoded by the exons ATGGTTCGCGAAGTAGAGAATCTG GCTGAATTTCAGACCATCCTGAAGGAGGCTGGAGGTAAGCTGGTGGTGGTGGACTTCACAGCTACATGGTGTGGCCCCTGCAAACAGATTGGTCCAGAATTTGAA AGATTGTCACAGttgcctgaaaacagcaacgTGATTTTCCTGAAGGTGGACGTGGACGAGGCTGAG GATGTGAGCTCCGAGTGCAAAATCAGCTGCATGCCCACATTCCACTTTTACAAGAACGGAAGTAAG gtGGATGAGTTCTCTGGTGCTAACAAATTAACACTAGCAGAGAAAGTGGCAGCTCATAGATCATGA